The Brasilonema sennae CENA114 genome includes a region encoding these proteins:
- a CDS encoding RNA-guided endonuclease InsQ/TnpB family protein: MQLVERHVIKSNHPHYQEIDQLCFAAKNLYNFANYHIRQAFLNEKKYLNYNTIDKQLDSSEPYRALPAKVSQQVLLSLHRAWLSFFATNNAYLENSQAFLGRPKLPKYKQKEKGRYFLVYTAQAVSKTLLKKGFISLSKTGVKIPTFVESGTLCQVRIVPKLNYYVIEVIYEKQETLLNFEPNLIAAIDIGVDNLAAVTSNKVGFVPLLVNGRPLKSINQYYNQRSSKLKSQLKGSQHTSKRIQQLSKKRSFQVDDYLHKASRLIINHLIANQIGTLVIGQNPFWKQQVLMGKRNNQNFVFIPHARFVELLSYKARLVGIKTIIHEESYTSLADFLKFDPIPVYVQAHCKLVTFSGKRIQRGVYRSGTGVLIHADVNASFNILRKVIPTAFSQGIEGVVVRPVSVTPDKQAA; encoded by the coding sequence ATGCAGCTAGTCGAGCGCCACGTCATTAAGTCTAACCATCCTCACTATCAAGAAATTGATCAGTTATGTTTCGCAGCAAAAAACCTCTACAATTTTGCCAACTATCACATTCGTCAAGCATTTTTGAATGAAAAGAAATATCTCAACTACAATACAATAGATAAACAACTGGATTCGTCCGAACCTTATCGAGCATTACCAGCAAAAGTATCTCAACAGGTTTTATTAAGTTTGCATCGTGCTTGGTTAAGTTTTTTCGCAACAAATAATGCTTACCTGGAAAACAGTCAAGCCTTTTTAGGTAGACCAAAATTACCAAAATACAAACAGAAAGAAAAAGGTCGATATTTTCTTGTTTATACTGCCCAAGCGGTAAGTAAAACCCTCTTAAAAAAAGGTTTTATCAGTCTCTCGAAAACCGGGGTAAAAATTCCAACCTTCGTTGAAAGTGGTACACTGTGTCAAGTGCGGATTGTCCCGAAGTTAAATTATTACGTGATTGAGGTGATTTATGAAAAACAGGAAACTCTTCTAAATTTCGAGCCAAATCTGATTGCTGCGATTGATATTGGAGTTGATAATTTAGCGGCTGTAACTTCAAACAAGGTAGGGTTTGTCCCACTTTTAGTTAACGGCAGACCGTTGAAGTCAATCAACCAATATTACAATCAGCGCTCTTCTAAACTAAAATCTCAATTAAAAGGTTCGCAGCACACAAGTAAACGGATTCAACAGTTATCAAAAAAACGTAGTTTTCAAGTGGATGATTATCTGCACAAAGCCAGTAGATTAATTATCAACCACTTGATTGCGAATCAAATCGGCACTTTGGTAATTGGTCAAAATCCATTTTGGAAACAGCAAGTCCTTATGGGGAAACGAAACAATCAAAATTTTGTTTTTATTCCTCACGCTCGCTTTGTCGAATTGTTGAGTTACAAAGCGCGACTTGTGGGAATTAAAACGATTATTCATGAAGAGTCTTACACTAGTCTTGCTGATTTTCTCAAATTTGACCCAATTCCAGTATATGTCCAAGCTCACTGCAAACTAGTTACATTTAGCGGTAAACGTATTCAAAGAGGAGTTTACCGTTCTGGTACTGGTGTCTTGATTCATGCCGATGTCAATGCTAGTTTCAATATTTTGAGAAAAGTAATCCCGACAGCTTTTAGCCAAGGGATAGAGGGTGTTGTAGTTCGCCCAGTCAGCGTTACACCTGATAAACAAGCGGCATGA
- the nth gene encoding endonuclease III produces the protein MSIRKKSSQKQRALEILVRLKRLYPDATCSLNYSTPVQLLVATILSAQCTDERVNLVTPALFSKFPDAASLANADLTELETSVRSTGFYRNKAKNIQAACRMIINEFGGHVPKQMEQMVRLPGVARKTANVVLAHAYGINAGVTVDTHVKRLSERLGLTEHTDPIRIERDLMSLLPQADWENWSIRLVYHGRAICKARSPACDACELADLCPSAFNVPQVTVKAKIKEF, from the coding sequence ATGAGTATCCGCAAAAAGTCATCTCAGAAGCAACGGGCGCTAGAAATCCTAGTTCGCCTGAAGCGTCTTTATCCAGATGCAACTTGCTCTTTAAACTACTCAACCCCAGTACAGTTGCTGGTGGCTACGATTCTCTCAGCTCAGTGTACTGATGAACGAGTTAATCTAGTCACACCAGCTTTGTTTAGTAAATTTCCAGACGCAGCAAGTTTGGCGAATGCTGATTTAACAGAGTTAGAAACAAGCGTACGTTCCACTGGGTTCTATCGCAATAAGGCAAAGAATATTCAAGCTGCTTGTCGGATGATTATCAATGAGTTTGGCGGTCATGTCCCCAAGCAGATGGAACAGATGGTGCGCCTTCCAGGTGTGGCGCGAAAGACAGCAAATGTTGTGCTTGCTCATGCTTATGGAATTAATGCTGGGGTGACAGTGGATACTCATGTCAAACGTCTGAGTGAGCGTTTGGGGTTAACTGAACACACAGACCCCATCCGGATTGAACGAGATTTAATGAGTTTATTGCCTCAAGCAGATTGGGAAAATTGGTCTATTCGGCTGGTTTATCATGGTCGTGCGATTTGTAAAGCGCGATCGCCTGCTTGTGATGCTTGTGAATTAGCTGATCTGTGTCCTTCTGCTTTTAACGTACCACAAGTCACTGTCAAGGCAAAAATTAAGGAATTTTAG
- the rpsN gene encoding 30S ribosomal protein S14 yields MAKKSLIEREKKRARLVAKYAEKRQALLEEFRETESPVDKLEIHREIQQLPRNSAPTRHRNRCWLTGRSRGVYRDFGLSRNVLREWAHEGLLPGVVKSSW; encoded by the coding sequence ATGGCAAAAAAGAGTTTGATTGAGCGCGAGAAAAAACGCGCCAGATTGGTGGCTAAATATGCTGAAAAACGCCAAGCACTGCTCGAAGAATTCAGAGAAACAGAATCTCCTGTTGATAAGCTCGAAATTCACCGTGAAATTCAACAGCTACCCCGCAATAGCGCTCCTACCCGCCACCGTAACCGTTGCTGGTTAACAGGTCGTTCCAGAGGAGTTTACCGCGACTTTGGGCTATCTCGCAACGTTCTGCGCGAATGGGCACACGAAGGTCTTTTACCCGGAGTTGTTAAGTCTAGTTGGTAG
- a CDS encoding PIN domain-containing protein, with protein sequence MRMEAEAVTEIIQNCEDGKWILMNSDIIEFEVSQHSDSFKQQQVKSILNLAKIYIQSTENLDLRAEELMKLSFKFHDALHLAFAEAGDPDVFLTTDDRLLRKAKKFQSILNIEVENPTIWLMNVLQTENDNDETDGN encoded by the coding sequence ATGCGTATGGAGGCTGAAGCAGTAACGGAGATTATTCAAAATTGCGAAGATGGCAAGTGGATATTGATGAATAGCGATATTATTGAATTTGAAGTTAGTCAACATTCAGACTCATTTAAACAACAACAGGTCAAATCGATACTAAATTTAGCCAAGATTTATATTCAATCAACTGAAAATCTTGATTTGAGAGCAGAAGAATTAATGAAGTTGAGTTTTAAATTTCACGATGCGTTACATTTGGCTTTTGCAGAAGCTGGAGATCCTGATGTATTTTTGACGACTGATGATCGACTGCTTCGGAAAGCAAAAAAATTTCAAAGTATTTTGAACATAGAAGTCGAAAACCCTACGATTTGGTTAATGAATGTTTTGCAAACAGAGAATGATAATGATGAAACTGACGGAAATTAG
- the aat gene encoding leucyl/phenylalanyl-tRNA--protein transferase, which translates to MKYDVATIIQGYAQGYFLMADENDVLGWYGSRDRTLIPLDQRFRYPKSLQRVLNQERFSVAINRNFKAVVAGCANRESTWISPELKQIYWELYQTGWAYSFETWQGDELAGGILGIVIGGAFIGESMFYRIPEGSKVAMVKLVELLRKRRFVMFDAQTMNPHLERFGAYGVKDDEYMVLLDKALHRSCSLL; encoded by the coding sequence ATGAAATATGATGTTGCCACTATTATTCAAGGCTATGCTCAAGGTTATTTTCTCATGGCTGATGAGAATGATGTCTTGGGGTGGTATGGGAGTCGCGATCGCACTCTTATTCCTTTAGATCAAAGATTTCGCTATCCCAAGTCCCTGCAGCGTGTTCTGAATCAAGAGCGTTTTAGCGTTGCGATTAACCGCAATTTCAAAGCCGTCGTAGCTGGATGCGCTAACCGAGAATCAACTTGGATTTCACCAGAGTTAAAACAGATTTATTGGGAACTTTACCAGACGGGGTGGGCGTACAGTTTTGAAACTTGGCAAGGGGATGAACTGGCTGGGGGAATTTTAGGAATTGTGATTGGGGGTGCTTTTATTGGCGAGTCAATGTTTTACCGCATCCCAGAAGGTTCAAAGGTGGCGATGGTGAAGTTGGTGGAACTGTTGCGCAAAAGGCGATTTGTGATGTTTGATGCTCAGACGATGAATCCCCATTTGGAGAGGTTTGGTGCTTATGGGGTGAAAGATGATGAGTACATGGTGTTACTTGATAAAGCTTTGCATCGTTCTTGTTCTCTACTTTAG
- the rseP gene encoding RIP metalloprotease RseP yields the protein MSFLAGLAAIAVLAVLILVHEFGHFIAARSQGIYVNRFSLGFGPVIWKYQGVQTEYAVRAFPLGGFVGFPDDDPDSDIPPNDPNLLRNRPVLDRAIVISAGVIANLIFAYFLLVTQVGVVGVNIPQPAQNGILIPELISQPVSVAAKAGLQAGDVILAADNKTFGTSEQELKAFTEIVKSHLGKPINLTIARGDQKLSVNLTPEANANGEGSIGVRLSPNQKIVHRRATNPVEALKIGATQFQQILIKTSQGFGQLVTNFGETASQVAGPVKIVEIGATWAQNDISNLLFFGALISINLAFINILPLPALDGGQLAFLLIEGLRGKPLPNRIQEGVMQTGLVILLGLGIFLIVKETTQLEWVQRLFQ from the coding sequence ATGTCATTTCTTGCGGGTTTAGCAGCGATCGCAGTCTTGGCTGTTTTGATCCTGGTGCATGAGTTTGGACATTTCATTGCAGCAAGGTCCCAAGGGATTTACGTCAATCGCTTTTCTCTGGGCTTTGGTCCGGTGATTTGGAAGTATCAAGGAGTACAAACGGAATACGCTGTTCGTGCTTTTCCTCTGGGTGGGTTTGTCGGTTTTCCTGACGATGATCCAGATAGTGATATTCCTCCCAATGACCCAAATCTTTTACGTAACCGCCCTGTTTTAGATCGGGCGATTGTGATTAGTGCAGGAGTGATAGCAAATTTAATATTTGCCTACTTCCTGCTTGTAACACAGGTGGGTGTTGTAGGTGTAAACATACCGCAACCGGCTCAAAACGGGATTCTCATCCCAGAATTAATTTCACAACCAGTTTCAGTTGCTGCTAAAGCAGGTCTTCAGGCTGGAGATGTCATTTTAGCTGCTGATAACAAAACTTTTGGGACTTCTGAGCAAGAATTAAAAGCTTTCACAGAAATCGTCAAAAGTCATTTAGGCAAGCCAATTAATTTGACAATCGCCCGTGGCGATCAAAAACTGTCTGTGAATCTGACTCCTGAAGCTAATGCGAACGGAGAAGGTAGCATAGGTGTCCGTCTTTCTCCTAACCAGAAAATCGTGCATCGTCGCGCCACAAACCCCGTGGAAGCATTAAAAATTGGCGCTACACAATTTCAGCAGATTCTCATCAAGACATCTCAAGGTTTTGGACAATTAGTTACTAACTTCGGCGAAACAGCAAGCCAAGTCGCAGGTCCAGTTAAAATTGTCGAGATTGGTGCAACCTGGGCTCAGAATGATATCAGCAATTTGTTGTTCTTTGGTGCTTTGATCAGCATTAACTTGGCTTTCATCAACATTTTGCCTTTACCAGCTTTAGATGGAGGACAACTCGCTTTTCTGTTGATTGAAGGTTTGCGCGGTAAACCCTTACCGAATCGTATTCAAGAAGGTGTCATGCAAACTGGTTTGGTGATACTTTTAGGACTAGGAATTTTTCTCATCGTTAAAGAAACTACCCAATTGGAGTGGGTGCAAAGATTATTCCAGTAA